A part of Rhopalosiphum maidis isolate BTI-1 chromosome 3, ASM367621v3, whole genome shotgun sequence genomic DNA contains:
- the LOC113558892 gene encoding uncharacterized protein C1orf194 homolog, with product MDEEQLQPLKRPWTELHKKHTVASEHRCIQWVPQVDVVNDSLDTALLSVYSHSGLSFPKNNEVCMQKETFMMCLKKQLNSIRSDQKVEKLFRNHPLKMGGLIGERKDINSIKLGLVGSHISQTNHGYSRKEDGTFYNY from the exons ATGGACGAGGAGCAGCTGCAGCCG CTGAAAAGGCCCTGGACAGAATTGCACAAGAAACACACTGTGGCCAGCGAACACCGATGCATACAATGGGTTCCCCAAGTGGACGTGGTTAACGACAGTCTGGACACAGCCTTGTTGTCAGTTTACAGTCATTCGGGGCTATCGTTTCCTAAGAACAATGAAGTGTGCATGCAAAAAGAAACTTTTATGATGTGTTTGAA GAAACAGTTGAATAGTATTCGATCAGATCAAAAGGTGGAAAAGCTTTTTAGAAATCATCCTTTGAAAATGGGTGGGCTTATTGGTGAACGAAAAGACATCAATAGTATTAAACTGGGTTTAGTTGGCAGTCATATTTCACAAACTAATCATGGATATTCAAGAAAAGAAGATGGcactttttacaattattaa